CGAGCTGCGCCATCGCCGCACGCGAAATCCGCGCGATCCCGCCGCCGCTTTCTTCGGCGCGCGCATTGGCGACCTGCAGCTTGACTTGCTTTTCTTTTACCGGTGCATCCGCCAAGGCGTTTCTCCTCCCTCAAATAAGGCACGAACGGCAAAGATAGGATGGTCGTTCCCGATTTGCGACCCCCGGGGCAGCGATCGGTGCGAAAGCAAATTATACTGCACCGCACAATAATTCTGGCGTGACTTCGCACGCCATGGCATCATTGTACCCGGCACGAACATGGCACGTCTTCCTCCCCTCAGCAGTATGGAGGCCTTTCTCGAGGTCGCCCGCCACGGCACGGTAAAGGCCGCGGCAACCGAGCTCGGACTGTCGATGCCGGCGCTGTCGCGGCGCATCCAGACGCTCGAACATGCCGTCGGGCGGCCATTGTTCAACCGCCACCATCACGGGCTCAGCCTGACCGAGGCGGGGCGCGAGTTGCAGGATCATCTGGCACCGATCCTCGACGAACTGCGGGGCGCGATCAGCCGCGCCGGCAGCCCCGATGCCTCGCTCCGTCTTCACCTCAACGTCCTGCCGCTCTTTGCGCAGCAGCGCCTCTTCCCGCGCCTGCCCGAACTGCGCCGCGAGCACCCCGAACTGCATATCGATATCGAGACGATGTCGCATGGCGAGGCACGGCTGGGCGACGGCATCGACGCCGCGATCGCGCTGGCGCGGGCGATCGACCCCGCGCTTTATGCGGCGCGGCTCGATCAGGACAAGGTCTTCCCGATCGCCTCGCGCACGCTGACCGACGGCGACCGCCCGCTCACCGTCCCCGAGCAGCTCCAGCGCTCGACGATTCTCCTCCACCGCGAAATGCCCGAGACGTTCAGCGAGTGGAAGCAGGCGATCGGCATGCCCTATCTCGAACCGGCGGGGACCGATTTCTTCGATTCGGGACCGTTGATGCTCGAAGCGGCGGCGCAGGGCATCGGGGTCGCCTTCATGCACGGCCATCATTTCGACGATGCGCAGGATCCGCGGCTCGTCCGGCTGTTCGATTTCGACGTCGACAGCCCGTACAGCTACTGGTTCGTCTGCCGCCCGCGCGCGCTGCGCCAGCCGGCGGTCAAGCTGTTCCACGACTGGCTGCTGGCGGCGAAAATCTGATTTTTCGGTGACCCGGCCGGGCCGGAAATGGTGCTGCTGGAGAGGATTGAACTCTCGACCTCACCCTTACCAAGGGTGCGCTCTACCACTGAGCTACAGCAGCAGCCTGATGCCGCGAAGCACGTCGGTGCCGGGCAGGCGCGGCCTATGGCGGGGCGCCCTTCGCCTGTCAAGGTACGAAGGCTTGACGATGCGCCGATTTCGCGGGCAAGGATCGCGCCGTGAGCAAGCCGCCCTCCCCCACCGATCTCGAACGCGAACGCCGCCTCGCGGAGGCGCTGCGCGCCAACCTGCGCAAGCGCAAGGCGCAGGCGCGCGAAACGAAACCCGAAACCCCGCCGGAGGGCTGAGCGGAACCCGCGCGGCCTTGCGCTCTCTTTCAGCCGATGCCACACCCGGCCGAGGGCGGCAGTCGCCGGCCGGGAGGGGAACCCGATATGATAATCTTGCCGATCAGCCTGACCATCGCCGCGGGGGCCGCGCTGCTCAACCTCTGGCTTACCGTCCGCGTCGGGCGGGTGCGAACGCAAGAGAAGATTTTCGTCGGCGATGGCGGCAATGAGGCGGTGATCCGCCGCATGCGCGCGCACAGCAATTTCGTCGAAAACACCGCCTTCGTGCTGATCCTGCTCGCGCTGATCGAACTCGGCATCGGCTCGTCGCTATGGCTGTGGGGCGCGGGCGCGCTCTATCTTGTCGGGCGCATTCTCCACGCGCTCGGCATGGACGGCATGCGTTGGGGCCGGATAGCGGGAACGGTCATCACCATAATGGCCCAGCTCGGGCTCGCGATCACCGCGCTCGTCGCGGTTTACCTGACCCCGGTCAGCTTTACGTCAACCGAGATCGTCGAAACCGAAGCGGTCGCGCCCAGATAGGCCCTTTTACCCGCCCATCGCCATATCGCTGACATAGGGGTTCGTCCGCCGTTCGTGCGCGAAATTACTGTGCGGCCCGTGTCCGGGCAGGAAGGTCGTGTCGCCGCCGAGCGGCCACAGCTTCTGCGTGATCGAATCGAGCAGCTGCTGGTGATTGCCGCGCGGAAAGTCGGTGCGGCCGATCGATCCCTGGAACAGCACGTCGCCGACCACCGCCAGCTTCGACGGCGCGTGATGGAAGACGACATGGCCGGGCGTGTGTCCCGGACAGTGGATGACGTCGATGACCAGATTGCCGACGGTGACTGTGTCGCCGTCGACGAGCCAGCGGTCGGGCTCGAAAATTTCGCCCGTCATGCCAAAGCGCGCGCCATCCTCGCCCAGCCGTTCGATCCAGAAACGGTCGTCCTCGTGCGGGCCCTCGATCGGTACGCCCAGCTCTTTCGCCAACACCCCGGCCTGACCGCAATGGTCCATATGACCATGGGTGACGAGGATCTTTTCGACCTCCACCCCGGTCTGCCGCACCGCTTCCCGGAGCTTTTCGAGATCGCCGCCCGGATCGATGAAGGCCGCCTTGTTCGTCTCGGTGCACCACATCAGGGTGCAATTCTGTTCGAAGGCGGTAACCGGCACGATCGCCGCGCGCATGGGGGGATTTGGGGGGGGATTGGGAGCGTTCATGGCGGCCGATGTGGGGAAAGCCGGCCAAAATGGCAAGCCTGTCAGGTCTCCAGCGTGGTCGTCGGCCGCGATGCGACGACCGAGCTGCCGATCGCCGAAACGATGATGCAGGCGATCGCGAGCCACTGGACCGGCGTCATTACCTCATCGAGAATCACATAGCCCGCCAGCGCCCCGACCGCCGGGGACGCGCCCAGCAGCATGCCGAACACATGCGCCGGCAACCGGCGCATCGCTTCGATCTCCAGCGAATAGGGGATCGCGCTCGACAGGAGCGCAATGCCGGCGCCGATCAGCAGGACGGCGGGCGAGAATAATATCATTCCCGTCGTGCCCAGCCCGATCGGCAGGGTCAGCACGGCCGCAACGAGCATGCCCCACGGCGCCGCGTTGCTCCCGAGCGTGCCCGCGACCCGCTTGCCGAAGATGATGTAGAGCGCCCAGCAGGCGGCGGCGGCGAAAGCAAAGGCGATCCCGACGGGATCGAGCCTGTCGTCATGCCCGAGCGGCAAAAGCAGGATCAGGCCGAGAACTGCCAGCCCGAGCCACAAGAAATCGCGAGGACGGCGCGACGCCAGCAGCACGACGGCAAGCGGGCCCATCACCTCGATCCCCGTCGCAATCCCGATCGGAATGCGGGCCAGCGCCTGATAATAGGTCAGGTTCATGGTGCCCAGCATCGCGCCATAGATCAGCAGCGCGGGGATGGCGGCGCGGGTAACCGGGTGTCGCCACGGGCGATACAGGGCAAAGAGCATCGCCGCGGCCAGCGCGGTCCGAAGCGATGTCATGCCATAAGCGCCGAGCATCGGAAACAGCTGCTTGGCGAAACCCGCGCCGAGATTCATCGATATCTGAGACGCCAGCGCCGCGCAGATGCCGATTGCGGCGGCGTGCTGGCCCGAGGTGGATCG
The Sphingopyxis macrogoltabida genome window above contains:
- a CDS encoding MBL fold metallo-hydrolase, which produces MNAPNPPPNPPMRAAIVPVTAFEQNCTLMWCTETNKAAFIDPGGDLEKLREAVRQTGVEVEKILVTHGHMDHCGQAGVLAKELGVPIEGPHEDDRFWIERLGEDGARFGMTGEIFEPDRWLVDGDTVTVGNLVIDVIHCPGHTPGHVVFHHAPSKLAVVGDVLFQGSIGRTDFPRGNHQQLLDSITQKLWPLGGDTTFLPGHGPHSNFAHERRTNPYVSDMAMGG
- a CDS encoding MAPEG family protein, encoding MIILPISLTIAAGAALLNLWLTVRVGRVRTQEKIFVGDGGNEAVIRRMRAHSNFVENTAFVLILLALIELGIGSSLWLWGAGALYLVGRILHALGMDGMRWGRIAGTVITIMAQLGLAITALVAVYLTPVSFTSTEIVETEAVAPR
- a CDS encoding EamA family transporter, translating into MRSTSGQHAAAIGICAALASQISMNLGAGFAKQLFPMLGAYGMTSLRTALAAAMLFALYRPWRHPVTRAAIPALLIYGAMLGTMNLTYYQALARIPIGIATGIEVMGPLAVVLLASRRPRDFLWLGLAVLGLILLLPLGHDDRLDPVGIAFAFAAAACWALYIIFGKRVAGTLGSNAAPWGMLVAAVLTLPIGLGTTGMILFSPAVLLIGAGIALLSSAIPYSLEIEAMRRLPAHVFGMLLGASPAVGALAGYVILDEVMTPVQWLAIACIIVSAIGSSVVASRPTTTLET
- a CDS encoding LysR substrate-binding domain-containing protein encodes the protein MARLPPLSSMEAFLEVARHGTVKAAATELGLSMPALSRRIQTLEHAVGRPLFNRHHHGLSLTEAGRELQDHLAPILDELRGAISRAGSPDASLRLHLNVLPLFAQQRLFPRLPELRREHPELHIDIETMSHGEARLGDGIDAAIALARAIDPALYAARLDQDKVFPIASRTLTDGDRPLTVPEQLQRSTILLHREMPETFSEWKQAIGMPYLEPAGTDFFDSGPLMLEAAAQGIGVAFMHGHHFDDAQDPRLVRLFDFDVDSPYSYWFVCRPRALRQPAVKLFHDWLLAAKI